The Opisthocomus hoazin isolate bOpiHoa1 unplaced genomic scaffold, bOpiHoa1.hap1 HAP1_SCAFFOLD_213, whole genome shotgun sequence genomic sequence TGATCTTCTACAGGCCTGGTGACCACCCTCAAGACCAGCTGATGGTCTTCAAATCCCCCTGAAGATCTACAGAACCCCTCTGAAGCTCTAGAGAACCACGGAAAGTTCTCCTGATGTCATTTATGGACCTGCTAATGGGTTCTAGACCCTTCCGGAAGGGTTCCCAGACCACCTATGGGACTGCTGGCCATCTACAAGCCCGGTTGAGGGCCTTCAAGAACCTTGAAGATCTACAGAACCCCTTTGAAGACCCTGAAGGCCACCTACGAGGGTCGAGACGTCACTTATGGGCCTGCTGATGGATTCTAAACCCTTCCGGAAGGGTTCCCAGACCACCTATGGGACTGCTGGCCATCTACAAAACCAGTTGAGGGCCTTCAAGACCCCCTGAAGACCTACAGAACCCCTCTGAAGCCCTAGAGAACCATGAAAGTTCTCCTGATGTCACTTATGGACCTGCTGATGGATTCTACACCCTTCCAGAAGGTTTCCAAGACCACCTACAGGACTGGGGGCCATCTACAAGCCCAGTTGAGGGCCTTCAGGAACCCTTGAAGATCTACAGAACCCCTCTGAAGCTCTAGAGAACCATGGAAAGTTCTCCTGATGTCACTTATGGACCTGCTGATGGGTTCTAAACCTTTCTGGAAGGGTTCCCAGATCACCTGTGGGACTGGTGGCCACCTCCAAACCAGTTGAGGGCCTTCAAAACCCCTTGAAGATCTACAGAACCCCTCTGAAGACCCTGAAGGCCACTTATGAGGGTTTGGACGTCACTTATGGACCCGGTGGTGGGTTCTgggccctccccgcccccgcgTGGCCTCACCCAAGACCTGGCCGGCGATCATCCGCCCGTCCTCGCCGGCGACGGCGGCGCGGGCGTTGCGCTCGTTGACGTACTGGACGAAGGCGAAGCCCTTGTGGACGGAGCAGCCGACGATCTTGCCGTACTTGGAGAAGATGGCCTCCACGTCGCTCTTCTTCACCACCAGGGTGTTGAGGTTGCCGATGAAGACGCGGGAGTTCATGGAGCGCGGGTCCGTCTTGTTGGTCACGTTGCTGGCCATGgtggtgggtggggtggggggtgggggggaggggcggcacctgcggtggggggaggggtggcggGTGACGTCTCCAGGTCctcccgcggcggggaggggggtggagaTTTGGAGCCGGCGGTGGAGATAGGTGGGGCGGGTGGTGGACACAGGTGGGGTGGTGGAGATGGGAGGTGGAGatatggggggggtggggtcaTGGGGTGATGGGGGGCGGGGTTTGGGGCCGCTCGTTAGCGGCAGCTCGTtagcggggagctcggcggcggcccCGAGGGGGTTTGGAGGACCTCAGGTGGTTGGAGCTGATGGTGTTCACCATGACTCTCACCAACCTACCAGGACCTCCGAGGAATCGCCTCGTTAGCGGAGGTCTTCGTTAGCAGAGCTCGTTAGGAGGAGCTCATTAGGAAGAGCTCGTTAGGAGGAGCTCGTTAGGAGGAGCTCATTAGGAGGAGCTCATTAGAAGGAGCTCATTAGCGACCCCAAAAGAGATCTTGGAGACCTCAAGGTGGTTGGAGCTCAAGATCTCCATCATGGCCACCATCATCTCCACCAACCAATAAAGACCTCCATGGAGCTTCTTCGTTAGCAGAGCTCATTAGGAGGAGCTCGTTAGGAGGAGCTCGTTAGCGACCCCCAGAAGAGATCTTGGAGACCTCAAGGTGGTTGGAGCTCATGGTGTCCACCATCATCTCCACCGACCAACCAGGAGCTCCATGCAGATGCCTCGTTAGCGAAGGTCCTCATTAGCAAAGCTCGTTAGGAGGAGCTCATTAAGAGGACATCGTTAGCACGACCTCGTTAGCGACCCCTGAAAGAGATCTTGGAGATCTCAAGGTGACTGGACATCATGGTCTCCATCATAACCACCATCATCTCCACCAATTAACCATGACCTCCATGGAGTTTCCTCGTTAGCGGAGCTCCTCGTTAGCAGAACTCCTCATTAGCAACCTCATTAGCAAGGACCTCATTAGCAGGAGCTCATTAGCGACCCCCATGACAGGCTCTGGGGACCTGAAGGTGGTTGGACCTCCTGGTGTCCATCATGGCCGCCATCATGGCCACCACCGAGGAGCTCCATGGAATTCCCTCATTAGTGGAGCTCGTTAGGAGGAGCTCGTTAGGAGGAGCTCGTTAGCGACCCCCCCGAGGAGATCCTGGAGACCTCAAGGTGGTTGGACCTCCCGATCCCCATCATGGCCGCCATCACCTCCACCGACCAATCAGGAGCTCCGTGGGGCTCCCTCGTTAGCGCGGCTCCTCTTTAGCGTCACCTCGTTAGCGGGCAGCTCGCTAACGACCCCCGCCGGAGGGGTTTTGGGTACCTCGACGTGATTGGACCGCCCGGTCCTCCGCCCACCCCCGCCATCCCCTCCCCCGGCCAACCACGTGGGCGGGGCTCCCTCGTTAGCCCCGCCCCCCACAAGCCCCGCCCCCGCCAGCCTGACCCGCCCCTCCTTAATTAGCGGCTCGTTAGCTTaccgtggggggggggaggggggaggggcgtcCGTGGGTCGGCGGCGGcgtcggggggggagggggcggggagggggcggggcttcggtggggggaggggcgggcccGGAAAAAGGccggaaaagggggaaaaaataaaaaaataaaaaaataaaaaaaattaaaaaaaaaaaaaaaaaataaaaaacacccaaaaacaataaaaaaaataaaaaatattaaaaataaaaaccggGAAAATGATCAAATCCCCTCAAATCCCCCCAAAAtgtgaccgggggggggggtgggggaggggttgggcgccgccccccccgccaggggggaggggaaggggggtgggggggtgggggggaggggccctgggaggggggaggggcccatggccggggtggggggaggggcaaaaGGCGTCGCTTcagtttttttttggggggaaaaacgGAGATTTTGGTCAACTTACGGTCGCCGCCGGCTCTAAAAAAATCGCGCTGTGAAAAGAcacaaaaaggggggaaaaattgggggggggggaggggcggggcggtcaattgggggaggggcggcaggccccgcccccgcgggccccgccccgccgagccaggccccgcccccgcccccccagaGCTCcgtccgctccccccccccccccccccgcagtccAGAGAAAATCGAAAGTCGGGGAACAAAATGGCGCCGGGGGGAGGggcttggggtgggggaggggctaAGGAGGGGAGGAGCTAAGGAGGGGGAGGAGCTAAGGAGGGGAGGGGTTAAGGAGGGGGAGGGGTTAAGGAGGGGGAGGGGCTAAGGGGAGGGGGCCGGCTCCGCCTGGCTGCGCCCtgtggaaggagaaggggagagcTGAGCCACGCCCCCCTCCGGGGTGGccacgccccccgccccagctgaggccacgccccctccccggctcccccctcccccccccattgATTCACCTTTGGGGGGGACCTCGGAAATGGGGGGGGGAATTGAGGGGGGGGAGTTTAGAGGGGAattccatggaaaattttaatttcaaattttaaagaaaaatttaaattaaaattttgggGGGAAATTTAAAATTTGGGGGGAAACTGAAGCCTGAGGGAAATTAAGATTAAAAATTTGGGGAAGAATTTTAATAAAGATCACAAGGGTAAATTAATGTCATGTTTTGGGGGGATTCTAACTTAAAATTTTggggaaattttaaaattttgggaaatatttaaatacaaatggaaaaattctaagcattttttaatttaaattttaaaataaaaattataagaaAACAAACTAAGTTTTAGGGACAACTACAACTTAGTGGAAATTATAttatttttggggggaaaaataaaattttacagaaaaCCCAAATTTAACTTTTGGGGCAAgctaaagaaaatggaaattagaATTTCAATTAACACTTCAAcaaaactaaaatataatttatatttttaaattaacattttaaaggaaaatatcagGGAGAAACCCAAAAGGGAAATTTTAAAGGTTGGAAATTTGAGGGGAAATTTTGAAAAAAGTTTGGAAagcaaaatttaaagaaaaatttaaagagAGAAATTTAAACGGAAATTTCAGGGGAAATTCCAAAGCAAATTAGAAAAGGAGAAATTCAAAGGGTGAATATTTTTTGGAAATTTTATAGGGGAAATctgaaaattttaaaggaaaatttgagGCAATTTTAAAGGAAATGTGAGGGGCAAATTGTAAATGAAAATTTGAGgggaaaattaaaaattctggagggagatttcaaaggaaaattgAAATAATACTGAAGAAAATTTTAGAGgcaaattttaaaggaaaatttagaTTGGAAATTTTGAGAGGACTTTGAAGAAAAATTGGAGAATTTTCAGCTTAAATTTATGAGAATTTGATGAGGGAAATTTAGTAAAAAAtccataaaaagaaaatttaaagaaaattcaagagaaaaaactgaaaaaatttggggtaaattttgaattttacaATTCTACATAAAATTACaagtaaaatttttaaaggaaaattttaaaaggaaaattcaagGGGGAAATTTAAGGGTAAAAATTTAAGGGGGGGAATTTAAAGCGGAAAAATTttggaaaaagggggaaaaattttaaggggaaaaatttaaagggggaaaaatttaaagggggaaaaatttaaagggggaaaaattTAAAGGGGGAAATTTGGGCCCGGAGGCCATTTTAGCCCCTAAAAATGTGAatttggggcggggggaggggaagggattcGGGGTGGTTTGCCCCCAAAACTGAGGGGAAATTCGGGGATCTGGGGGCATTTTTGGCCATTTTCACCCCAAAAACGGagagggggagggggctgcgggccggATTTCCCCGGATTCGACCCCAAAATGGTGCGGGAACGGGAGCTGCCGCCACTTTGACGCTAAAAAATTGGGTGAAAAATGGGATTTTCCTGGGTTTGAGCCCCGAAATGCGGGGGGATATTGGATTTTTGccctttttcccccaaaaaataggtgaaaaattaaatttttcccattttcaccccaaaattgaGGGGAAAAGTGGGATTTCTGCCATTTTAGCAGCCAAAATTAGATGGAAATCAGAATTTTGGCCATTTTAATCCCAAAAGCGAGGTGAACAATGACAATTTTGCCATTTTCACCCCAAAAATGAGGTAAAAATGGCAAGTTTGCCATTTTCACACTAAAAATACGGTTAAAAAATGGCAATTTTGCCATTTTTGCCCCCAAATTGAAGCAAAAAAGGGGATTTTTTCCGGTTTCAGCCCAAAATTAAGGTGAAAAACCAACTTTTTGCCGTTTCAGCCCCCCAAATGAGGCGGAAAACGGGATTTTCCTGTATTTGGCCCAAAAAAAGggatggggggaggggagaggaaatggaTTGACCCCAGGTTTGCCTCAGGAAGCACCCGGAAAAGCGGATTTCTCCAGATTTTGCCCCAAAACAGAGGCGGGAACGGAGCCCGACGCCATTTTAACCCTGAAAACGCACGGAAACAGGGATTTTCGCACTTTTCACCCCAAAAATGCGGCGGAAAATGGGATTTATTGCGGTTTGGCCCCCAAAATCCAGCAGAAATTGGGATTTTTCCCTGTTTCGCCCCAAAAAGACGACGGGGGAGGGCGCTTCCCCTCCACTTTGCCCCCCAAAATTCTGCGGAAAAAGGGATTCACCCCGCTTTCGCCCCAAAAATGACGGGGAAATGGAGATTTTCCCGGGTTTTACCCCAAAAAGGCGGAGGGGGAGGGGCCCAATGCCACTTCGTGCCCCGTTTCCCCTCTTTTCACCCCAAAACTGCACGGAAATGGGGCTTTTTTGCCCCAAAATTCCGTAGAAATGGGGATTTTTCACTCTTTTCACCCCAAAACTACACAGAAATGGGGATTTTTGCTCTTTTCAcccaaaaatacacaaaattgtAGGTTTTTTGCGGTTCTTGCTCCAAAATTGTACAgaaatgggggtttttttgctttttaccccaaaacaacacagaaatgcgtttttttccactcttttcaGCCCAAAATCACGCAAAAAATGGGGATTTTTCGCTCTTCTCAGCCCAAAATCATGTGAAAACGGgtttttttcaccccaaaactgCACAGAAATGGGGATTTTTCCTCATTTCACCCCAAAATTGCGCAGAAATTGGGATTTTTCGTTCTTTTCACCCCAAAACCATGCAGAAACAGGGGTTTTCCACTCTTTTTGCAACAAAttgtgcagaaataaaaattttttgcTCTTTTCACCCCAAAACTGCGCGGAAATGGGGTTTTTTTCGCTCTTTCCCCCCCCAAAATTGCACAGAAATTGGGATTTTTCGCTCTATTCACTCCTAAACCACACAGGAAGGGTGATTTTTGGCTCCTTTCACCCCAAAATTGCATGGAAATGgcgttttttcattcttttcaccccaaaattgtGCGGGAACGgggatttttccctctttttgccCCCAAATTGCGCAGAAATGGGGATTTTTTGCTCTTTTCACCCCAAAACCACATGAAAAGGGGGGTTTTTGGctcttttcaccccaaaattccatggaaatgttttttcccccactcttttcaccccaaaattgtgcggaaggggtttttttttcacgcTTTTCACCCCAAAACCATGGGAAAATGGGGTTTTTACGCTCTTTCCCCCCAAAATTACGCAAGAAACGGGGATTTTTTCGCTCCTTTCACCCCAAAATTGCGCAGAAATGAGGTTTTTTTGCTCTCTTCACCCCAAAACTACACTAAAATGAGGATTTTTCGCTCTTTTGCCCCCCCAAATTGCatggaaaaaaggattttttacTCTTTTCACCCCAGAAATTGCACGGAAATGGGGATTTTACattcttttccccaaaaaattgTGTGGAAATGAGGATTTTTCCTCTCATTTCCCCCCAAAATTGCGTGGAAATGGGGATTTTACATTCATTTCCCCAAAAAATTGCGTAGAAATGGGGATTTTTCGctcttttcaccccaaaattgcATGGAAAAAGCAATTTTTCCGTCTTTTCACCCCAAAACTACGCAGAAACGTGGATTTTTCActcttttcaccccaaaattgcGCAAAAACGGGGGTTTTTTCGCTCTCTTCACCCCCAAACTGCACAGAAATGGGGCTTTTTCGCTGGTTTTGCCCCAAAATTGCGCAGAAACGGGGATTTTCCCCCTTCCGCCCCAAAACCGACCTCACAAACCGGCCCCCGGGCCAGCCCGGCTGCCAAAATGAGGTGGAAAAGGGCCTTTTTAACCCACTTTTTCCCTCCCaaaagagggggggaggggggggttttGGTCCCCCCcacagggtggggggaggggtgacccccccccaaaACGAGgcaggggggagaaggggggggggggggggggggaggggcccgCGCTGCTGAGCCTGGAAGAGAAGCACAAggagccgcctccccccccccaccccccaagccaCGCCCCCCCAGGGTTCAAGCcacgcccccccacccccaaaccacGCCGGCCCGGGGTTAAGCCacgcccaccccccccctcagcggcccggggaccccccccccacccccccaatccCCCTTCATCGCCCtcgccctctccctcccccccccccccattttcccgCCTCGTCCCCTCACGCCGTGAGGAGAAACGGAGCGGCCGCGCCGCcattttgcccccccccccccccccccccccccccgcgcttcACGCGCGGCCcctcccccactcctccccccctcccccaccgtggggatccccccccccgaaaccccctccccgcccccccctcaccgctccggccccgctcccgccgctgccgccgccgccgccgccttcggGGGCTGCTCACAAAATGGCGCCCGCGCCGCCCTCTGCGCCTCacgaaggggagggaaggagggggcagcggcgggaACGCCCCCTCCCCGAGGAACGGCGGGCGGCGGTTGGCTGAGGGAGGCGTCAGTCAAGCGAGCGGCCAATGAGAGGGGGAGAGCGCCGCCgcagcgcggggaggggggaggagcggcGGGGAGTGGTGGAGCGGCGCTGTCAATCCGGAGGAGGGGGTGGGAGCGGAGCGGGATTGGCTGAGCGCGCCGCCCGCCAGACGCTCGGCCAATAAGAGCGGGGGAGGCGGGTTCGTGGTGACCCCGCCTCCAGGAGGGGCGGAGCGCGGGTGGCGGGGAGGGTGGcggcgcgcatgcgcggcgcGCTCCGATCGGGGAGGCGGGACTCGCGCGCAGCGCGGGCGGTGATTGGAGCAGGGCGCgctggggggcgggaggggaTTGGGCGCGCCGCCTGCCAATCCCAgcgcggcagcggggccggcgggagtctgggggggggcggtgttgAACTGGTTCGGGGCTGGTTTATACTGGTTTGGGGCGGTTTTATactggtttgggggttttggacTGGTTCGGGGCGGTTCGGACTGGTttgcgcccggcccggccccgcttgAACTGGTCCGGCCCCGTTTAAACCGGTTCGGCCCCAATTTATACTGGTTTGGCCCCAATTTATACTGGTTTGGCCCCAGTTCATACTGGTTTGGCCCAGTTCGAACTGGTTTGGCCCCAGTTCATACTGGTTTGGCCCCGTCCGAACTGGTTTGGCCCCAGTTCATACCGGTTCAGCCCCCCTCAGACCGGTTTGGCCCCGATCCGTACTGGTTTCGCCCCAGTTTATACTGGTTTGGCCACATTTGTActggttttccccctttttataCTGGTTTGGGCCCCTTTTATACTGGTTTCgccccatttatactggtttggggCCATTCAAACTGGTTTGgccccatttatactggtttggcaccatttatactggtttgggtccatttatactggtttagCCCCGATTCATACTGGTTTCACCCGGATTTAAACTGGTTTCAGCCCGATTCATACTGGTTTCAtccaaatttaaactggtttaCCCCAATCCAAACTGGTTTGGCCCCGATTCATACTGGTTTCAgcccatttatactggtttgggcCCATTTCCAACTGGTTTGGGCCCATTTCCAACTGGTTTTGCCCCCTATCAAACTGGTTTCATCCCAGTTTAAACTGGTTTAgccccttttaaactggtttgggtccatttatactggtttggggCCATTTAAACTGGTTTCACCCCATTTAAACTGGTTTGGACCCATTTTATACTGGTTTGGGCTCATTTCCAACTGGTTTCAtcccaatttaaactggtttggccccttttaaactggtttagccccgattcttactggtttcatccAAATTCTTACTGGTTTCACCCCAATCTAAACTGGTTTCATCCCCAATTCATACTGGTTTCACCCTGATTTAAACTGGTTTTCCCCGAGTCCAAACTGGTCTTGCCCCAGTTCATACTGGTTTCAtcccaatttaaactggtttccCCCCATTTATACTGGTTTCACCCCaaattaaactggttttgccccaatCTAAACTGGTTCAGCCCCATTTCATACTGGTTTCATCCCAATTTAAACTGGTTCAGCCCCATTTCATACTGGTTTCACcccaatttaaactggtttcgccccatttaaactggtttcatcccagtttaaactggttttgccccttttaaactggtttgggGCCAAATTTAAACTGGATCTCCCCCGATCCAAACTGGTTTAGccccgattcttactggtttcggcttatttaaactggtttcgccccgattcttactggtttcatccaaatttaaactggttttgccccttttaaactggtttggtccatttatactggtttggatccatttatactggttttgccccatttaaactggttttgccccatttatactggtttgggcCCATTTCCAACTGGTTTTGCCCCCGTCAAACTGGTTTCAtcccaatttaaactggtttggccccttttaaactggtttgggtccatttatactggtttggggCCAAATTTAAACTGGATCTCCCCCGATCCAAACTGGTTTAGCCCCAATTCTTACTGGTTTTGGCTTAAACTGGTTTCGCCCCGATTCTTATTGGTTTCAtccaaatttaaactggttttgccccgattcttactggtttcggcttatttaaactggtttagccctgattcttactggtttcatccaaatttaaactggttttgccccttttaaactggtttggtccatttatactggttttgccccatttatactggttttgccccatttaaactggttttgccccatttatactggtttgggcCCATTTCATACTGGTTTCGCCCCCTATCAAACTGGTTTCATCCCAGTTTAAACTGGTTTGGCCCCTTTTAAAATGGTTTGggtccatttatactggtttggggCCAAATTTAAACTGGATCTCCCCCGATCCAAACTGGTTTCGccccgattcttactggtttcatccAAATTCTTACTGGTTTCACCCCAATCTAAACTGGTTTCATCCCCAATTCATACTGGTTTCACCCTGATTTAAACTGGTTTTCCCCGAGTCCAAACTGGTCTTGCCCCAGTTCATACTGGTTTCAtcccaatttaaactggtttccCCCCCTTTATACTGGTATCACCCTGATTTAAACTGGTTCTAtccaaatttaaactggttttcccCCGATCCAAACTGGTTTCGccccgattcttactggtttcggcttatttaaactggtttagccccgattcttactggtttcatcccaatttaaactggtttagccccaattcttactggtttcatcccaatttaaactggttttgccccgattcttactggtttcggcttatttaaactggttttgccccgattcttactggtttcggcttatttaaactggttttgccccaattcttactggtttcatccaaatttaaactggttttgccccttttaaactggttttgccccatttatactggtttgggcCCATTTCCAACTGGTTTCGCCCCCATCAAACTGGTTTCAtcccaatttaaactggtttggccccttttaaactggtttgggtccatttatactggtttggggCCAAATTTAAACTGGATCTCCCCCGATCCAAACTGGTTTTGCCCTAATTCTTACTGGTTTCGGCTTATTTAAACTGGTTTCGccccgattcttactggtttcatccaaatttaaactggttttgccccttttaaactggtttggtccatttatactggtttggatccatttatactggttttgccccatttaaactggttttgccccatttatactggtttgggcCCATTTCCAACTGGTTTCGCCCCCTATCAAACTGGTTTCATCCCAGTTTAAACTGGTTTGgccccttttaaactggtttgggtccatttatactggtttggggCCATTTAAACTGGTTTCACCCCATTTAAACTGGTTTGGACCCATTTTATACTGGTTTGGGCTCATTTCCAACTGGTTTCAtcccaatttaaactggtttggccccttttaaactggtttagccccgattcttactggtttcatccAAATTCTTACTGGTTTCACCCCAATCTAAACTGGTTTCATCCCCAATTCATACTGGTTTCACCCTGATTTAAACTGGTTTTCCCCGAGTCCAAACTGGTCTTGCCCCAGTTCATACTGGTTTCAtcccaatttaaactggtttccCCCCATTTATACTGGTTTCACCCCaaattaaactggttttgccccaatCTAAACTGGTTCAGCCCCATTTCATACTGGTTTCACcccaatttaaactggtttggccCCGTTTAAACTGGTTTCGCCCCATTTAAACTGGTTTCATCCcagtttaaactggttttgccccttttaaactggtttgggGCCAAATTTAAACTGGATCTCCCCCGATCCAAACTGGTTTAGccccgattcttactggtttcatccaaatttaaactggttttgccccttttaaactggtttggtccatttatactggttttgccccatttaaactggttttgccccatttatactggtttgggcCCATTTCATACTGGTTTCGCCCCCTATCAAACTGGTTTCATCCCAGTTTAAACTGGTTTGgccccttttaaactggtttgggtccatttatactggtttggggCCAAATTTAAACTGGATCTCCCCCGATCCAAACTGGTTTTGCCCTAATTCTTACTGGTTTTGGCTTATTTAAACTGGTTTCGccccgattcttactggtttcatccaaatttaaactggttttgccccttttaaactggtttggtccatttatactggtttggatccatttatactggttttgccccatttaaactggttttgccccatttatactggtttgggcCCATTTCCAACTGGTTTCGCCCCCATCAAACTGGTTTCAtcccaatttaaactggtttggccccttttaaactggtttgggtccatttatactggtttggggCCAAATTTAAACTGGGTCTCCCCCG encodes the following:
- the LOC142359902 gene encoding heterogeneous nuclear ribonucleoprotein C-like: MASNVTNKTDPRSMNSRVFIGNLNTLVVKKSDVEAIFSKYGKIVGCSVHKGFAFVQYVNERNARAAVAGEDGRMIAGQVLGEATRGRGGPRTHHRVHK